Proteins from a genomic interval of Tissierellales bacterium:
- a CDS encoding phosphoenolpyruvate carboxykinase (ATP), producing MATKARFSRDNIGRKNKVFSQIRTTIETAFYGNNISDVNSLKEAYKLSKNSPGTIITDMPIHDGEELGLDHDAKVLVFNDGAVKGRCAAARRILGEPNVDQEDYATKIREAVYQTRNRKMYHAQSFIGLDTDFMTRAHLLVPEGHENLMYNWLLNFQAINIVFTRLYKESKLIPREGDIFVFADPDWKHEDHPMGLTFFDPEHNCAAILGMRYFGEFKKGTLTLAWGCANRNGYVACHGGQKRYNLPGGRKFVAGVFGLSGSGKSTLTHAKHGNKYDVTVLHDDAFIISTEDGSSIALEPSYFDKIADYPLSSPDNKYLLSVQNCGVTMDEDGQKVIVTEDLRNGNGRAIKSRLWSPNRVNKFEEPVNAIFWLMKDPTLPPVLKLKGSELGSVMGATLATKRTSAERLAPGVDPNALVVEPYANPFRTYPLVNDYISFRNLFRDKEVDCYILNTGHFIDKKIEKETTLGILEAIIENKADFKQWGPFKEIEIMEIEGFIPDIEDIEYREELKRRMYDRVNFIESREVERGGLDRLPEEAKRAILDIINEI from the coding sequence ATGGCTACAAAAGCAAGGTTTTCAAGAGACAATATTGGCAGAAAGAATAAGGTCTTTTCACAAATAAGAACGACAATAGAGACTGCGTTTTATGGAAATAATATAAGTGATGTTAATTCATTGAAAGAGGCGTATAAATTATCGAAAAATTCGCCAGGGACAATAATTACAGATATGCCAATACACGATGGTGAAGAATTAGGACTTGATCACGATGCAAAGGTGCTTGTTTTTAATGATGGAGCAGTTAAAGGTCGCTGTGCAGCAGCAAGAAGAATATTAGGAGAGCCTAATGTAGATCAAGAAGATTATGCAACAAAAATAAGAGAAGCAGTGTACCAAACTAGGAATAGAAAAATGTATCATGCCCAATCTTTTATAGGGCTGGATACCGATTTCATGACTAGAGCGCACCTTTTAGTCCCAGAGGGACATGAAAACCTTATGTACAATTGGCTTTTGAATTTTCAAGCTATAAACATTGTTTTTACTAGATTATATAAAGAATCTAAATTGATACCTAGAGAGGGCGATATTTTTGTATTTGCTGATCCCGATTGGAAACACGAAGATCACCCTATGGGACTAACGTTTTTTGATCCCGAACACAATTGTGCAGCTATACTGGGTATGAGATACTTTGGAGAGTTTAAAAAAGGAACACTTACTCTTGCATGGGGATGTGCTAATAGAAATGGGTATGTAGCTTGTCATGGTGGACAAAAACGTTATAACCTACCTGGTGGACGAAAATTTGTTGCAGGTGTGTTTGGATTATCTGGTTCAGGTAAATCTACACTGACACATGCAAAACATGGTAACAAATATGATGTAACAGTACTTCACGACGATGCGTTTATAATTTCTACAGAAGACGGATCTTCAATTGCACTTGAACCATCGTATTTTGACAAAATTGCAGATTATCCTCTATCTAGTCCAGATAATAAGTATTTGTTATCTGTTCAAAACTGTGGAGTTACAATGGACGAAGATGGTCAAAAGGTTATAGTAACTGAGGATCTTAGAAATGGCAATGGTAGAGCTATTAAGTCTAGACTATGGTCACCTAATAGAGTTAACAAATTTGAAGAGCCTGTCAATGCTATATTTTGGCTTATGAAAGATCCTACACTACCACCAGTTCTTAAGCTTAAAGGATCGGAACTAGGATCTGTAATGGGTGCAACTTTAGCGACCAAAAGAACTTCAGCCGAAAGATTGGCTCCAGGGGTGGATCCAAATGCTCTAGTTGTAGAGCCTTATGCGAATCCATTTAGAACATATCCACTTGTAAACGATTATATAAGTTTTAGAAATTTATTTAGAGATAAGGAAGTGGATTGCTATATATTAAATACTGGGCATTTCATTGACAAAAAAATAGAAAAAGAAACTACGTTAGGGATTCTTGAAGCAATAATAGAAAATAAAGCTGATTTTAAACAATGGGGGCCATTTAAAGAAATAGAGATTATGGAAATTGAGGGCTTCATTCCAGACATAGAAGATATCGAATACAGAGAAGAGCTAAAGCGCAGGATGTATGATAGAGTTAATTTTATAGAATCAAGAGAAGTAGAACGCGGTGGGTTGGATAGATTGCCAGAAGAGGCTAAGCGAGCTATACTAGATATAATAAATGAGATATAG